The DNA region CAACTCTATTGTACAGCAATTGGGGCATTGGTCTTTGCAGTGTTAATGCTTTTTGCTGGTTGGTTTCATTATCATAAAGCGGCGCCAAAATTGGCTTGGTTTCAAGATGTAGAATCTATGCTGAATCACCATTTGGCAGGGTTACTAGGACTTGGGTCTCTCTCTTGGGCGGGGCATCAAGTACACATATCTTTACCGATTAACCAATTTCTAAATGCTGGAGTAGATCCTAAAGAGATACCACTTCctcatgaatttattttgaatcgAGATCTTTTGGCTCAACTTTATCCCAGTTTTGCCGAGGGATCAACCCCATTTTTCACCTTGAATTGGTCAAAATATGCGGACTTTCTTACTTTTCGTGGAGGATTAGATCCAGTAACTGGGGGTCTGTGGCTGACTGATATTGCCCATCACCATTTAGCTATCTCGATTCTTTTCCTGATAGCGGGTCACATATATAAGACCAACTGGGGTATTGGTCATGGACTAAAAGATATTTTAGAAGCCCATAAAGGTCCATTTATAGGTCAGGGCCATAAAGGCCTATATGAGATCCTAACAACGTCATGGCATGCTCAATTATCTCTTAACTTAGCTATGTTAGGCTCTTTAACCATTGTTG from Capsicum annuum cultivar UCD-10X-F1 unplaced genomic scaffold, UCD10Xv1.1 ctg29551, whole genome shotgun sequence includes:
- the LOC124891045 gene encoding photosystem I P700 chlorophyll a apoprotein A1-like; this translates as FDSHTSDLEEISRKGFSAHFGQLSIIFLWLRGMYFHGARCSNYEAWLSDPTHIGPSAQVVCPIVGQEILNGDVGGGFLGIQITSGFFQIWRASGITSELQLYCTAIGALVFAVLMLFAGWFHYHKAAPKLAWFQDVESMLNHHLAGLLGLGSLSWAGHQVHISLPINQFLNAGVDPKEIPLPHEFILNRDLLAQLYPSFAEGSTPFFTLNWSKYADFLTFRGGLDPVTGGLWLTDIAHHHLAISILFLIAGHIYKTNWGIGHGLKDILEAHKGPFIGQGHKGLYEILTTSWHAQLSLNLAMLGSLTIVVAHHMYSIPPYPYLATDYGTQLSLFTHHIWIGGFLIVGAAAHAAIFMVRDYDPTTRYNDL